The Sphingomonas sp. So64.6b genome includes a region encoding these proteins:
- a CDS encoding acyl-CoA thioesterase has translation MLGHINNVAMAALFESGRVRFNKAMDLSGWHGHRWLVAKVEINYLAEGHFPGDVEIATGVGDIGTRSWYLLSTAFQNGEPIATCDTVIVMSGGVNATALPLEFRAGLEAHRIRRG, from the coding sequence GTGCTCGGCCATATCAACAATGTCGCGATGGCGGCGCTGTTCGAGAGCGGACGGGTGCGTTTCAACAAGGCGATGGACCTGTCGGGCTGGCACGGTCATCGCTGGCTCGTCGCCAAGGTCGAGATCAACTATCTCGCCGAGGGGCATTTCCCTGGCGATGTCGAGATCGCAACCGGGGTGGGCGATATCGGCACGCGTAGCTGGTACCTGCTGTCGACAGCGTTCCAGAACGGCGAACCGATCGCGACCTGCGACACGGTGATCGTGATGAGCGGCGGCGTGAACGCGACCGCGCTCCCGCTCGAGTTTCGCGCGGGACTCGAGGCACATCGCATCCGGCGGGGATGA
- a CDS encoding crotonase/enoyl-CoA hydratase family protein, translating into MNDRVSITVTDHIADVRLTRADKMNAIDPAMFQGIADAIDRLAGMDDVRVAILSGEGRGFCAGLDMGSMASGGSGLELSSRPWDGANLVQQVSIGWRRLPMPVIAAVHGVALGGGFQIMSGADIRIAAPGTRFAIRELHWGLVPDMGGFPLWRSLVRDDVLRELTYTAREFGPDDALGYGFISHIADDPRAAAMTLAVEIASRNPHAVRGAKRLCNMAHDADPATMLEAETVEQLKVIRQPNQVEAVMANMEKRAPVFRD; encoded by the coding sequence ATGAACGACCGCGTATCCATCACCGTGACCGACCATATTGCCGATGTCCGGTTGACTCGTGCCGACAAGATGAACGCGATCGACCCGGCGATGTTTCAGGGCATTGCCGACGCGATCGATCGGCTTGCCGGCATGGATGATGTACGCGTCGCGATTCTGTCGGGTGAGGGGCGCGGTTTCTGCGCCGGTCTCGACATGGGCAGCATGGCCAGCGGCGGTTCGGGGCTCGAATTGTCGTCGCGCCCCTGGGATGGCGCCAATCTCGTACAGCAGGTCTCGATCGGCTGGCGCAGATTGCCCATGCCGGTGATCGCCGCGGTGCACGGTGTCGCGCTCGGCGGGGGGTTCCAGATCATGTCGGGCGCCGATATCCGCATTGCCGCGCCGGGTACGCGCTTCGCGATCCGCGAACTGCATTGGGGGCTGGTTCCCGACATGGGCGGCTTCCCATTGTGGCGCAGCCTGGTGCGTGACGATGTGCTGCGCGAGCTGACGTATACGGCGCGCGAATTCGGCCCCGATGACGCGCTCGGTTACGGTTTCATCTCGCACATCGCCGACGATCCCCGCGCCGCCGCGATGACGCTCGCGGTCGAGATCGCTTCGCGTAACCCGCATGCGGTGCGCGGCGCGAAGCGGCTGTGCAACATGGCGCACGATGCCGATCCGGCAACGATGCTCGAGGCCGAGACGGTTGAGCAGCTAAAGGTGATCCGCCAGCCCAATCAGGTCGAGGCCGTGATGGCCAATATGGAAAAACGCGCGCCGGTTTTCCGGGATTAG
- a CDS encoding acyl-CoA synthetase, whose product MHPSVHGAATPDKPALIVAETGETVSYGELDRRSNRAAQLFRARGLVAGDTIALFLDNIPEFYDVAWGAQRSGLFYVCISSKLTAPEVDYILRDSGAKMLIASAALADIAEKVDLSGCIGLAIGGLAGSEDGPGWENWRAAVAAMPDTPIADQRAGVDMLYSSGTTGRPKGVRVALPEDPAIAAPNVLMMLAQGLYGLGPDTIYLSPAPLYHAAPLRWSMTVMRLGGTVVMMQHFTPESALAAIERYAITASQWVPTHFVRMLKLDEAARTRHDLSTLKVAIHAAAPCAVPIKQAMIDWWGPVLFEYYAGSEGNGLTTINSAEWLAHPGSVGKAAYGALHICDEAGEELGPGEEGLIYFEGGGVFEYHNDPAKTAEARNAQGWTTLGDIGRIDADGFLYLTDRKSFMIISGGVNIYPQEIENRLITHPRVADVAVIGGPDAEMGERVIAVVQPVDMAEAGPDLAAELTAWCRAELSGVKTPRQIDFAEELPRHATGKLYKRLLRDRYWGESGSRIV is encoded by the coding sequence GTGCATCCCAGCGTCCATGGTGCGGCGACTCCCGACAAGCCTGCGCTAATCGTCGCCGAGACTGGCGAGACGGTCAGCTATGGAGAACTCGATCGCCGCTCGAACCGGGCCGCACAATTGTTCCGTGCCCGCGGACTGGTGGCGGGCGATACGATCGCGCTGTTCCTCGACAATATCCCCGAATTCTATGACGTCGCCTGGGGGGCCCAGCGTTCGGGGCTGTTCTATGTCTGCATCTCGTCGAAACTGACCGCGCCGGAGGTCGATTATATCCTGCGCGATTCCGGGGCGAAAATGCTTATCGCGTCAGCGGCGCTGGCCGACATCGCGGAGAAGGTCGACCTGTCGGGGTGTATCGGGCTGGCGATCGGCGGCCTGGCCGGCTCGGAAGATGGGCCCGGCTGGGAGAACTGGCGCGCGGCGGTCGCGGCGATGCCCGATACGCCGATCGCCGACCAACGCGCCGGCGTCGACATGCTCTATTCCTCGGGCACCACCGGCCGGCCCAAGGGCGTACGCGTGGCGCTGCCCGAGGATCCGGCGATTGCTGCGCCCAACGTGCTGATGATGCTCGCGCAAGGGCTCTATGGCCTTGGCCCCGACACGATCTATCTCAGCCCCGCGCCGCTCTATCACGCCGCGCCGCTCCGCTGGTCGATGACCGTGATGCGGCTCGGCGGCACAGTGGTGATGATGCAGCACTTCACCCCCGAATCCGCGCTCGCCGCGATCGAGCGTTACGCCATCACCGCGAGCCAATGGGTCCCGACGCATTTCGTGCGCATGCTGAAACTCGACGAAGCCGCACGCACCCGCCACGATTTGTCGACCCTGAAGGTCGCGATCCATGCCGCGGCGCCGTGCGCGGTGCCCATCAAACAGGCGATGATCGACTGGTGGGGGCCGGTGCTGTTCGAATATTATGCCGGGTCGGAAGGGAATGGCCTGACGACGATCAATTCGGCCGAATGGCTCGCGCATCCCGGCTCGGTCGGCAAGGCGGCCTATGGCGCGCTGCACATTTGCGACGAAGCGGGCGAGGAGCTTGGTCCCGGCGAAGAGGGGCTGATCTATTTCGAAGGCGGCGGTGTGTTCGAATATCACAACGACCCGGCCAAGACCGCCGAGGCGCGCAATGCGCAGGGCTGGACCACGCTCGGCGATATCGGGCGGATCGATGCCGATGGCTTCCTCTATCTCACTGACCGCAAGAGCTTCATGATCATCTCGGGCGGGGTGAACATCTATCCGCAGGAGATCGAGAACCGCCTGATCACTCACCCGCGCGTCGCCGATGTCGCGGTGATCGGCGGGCCGGACGCGGAAATGGGCGAACGCGTCATCGCGGTGGTGCAGCCGGTCGACATGGCGGAGGCCGGGCCGGATCTCGCCGCCGAACTGACCGCCTGGTGCCGCGCCGAGCTGTCGGGTGTGAAGACCCCGCGGCAGATCGACTTCGCCGAGGAATTGCCCCGCCATGCGACGGGTAAATTATACAAAAGGTTGCTCCGCGATCGTTATTGGGGCGAGAGCGGCAGCCGGATCGTCTAG
- a CDS encoding PQQ-dependent sugar dehydrogenase, which translates to MRLLYLSLPIALIACSANQAAPATTSGSLPFIKTVMADFDSPWAMTFLPDERGILVTEKSGALKLLSVVSWQSETVEGVPPVDSDGQGGLMDVVLSPGFAKDRLVYFSFSEKGAGGKGVALARGRLTYVGAYYGITADGADDSSHGTPLLEDVTVIFRAHPYVEGDGHYSGRIVFSPDGQYLFFTNGERQKFDPAQDPKATLGKVLRLTPDGKPAPGNPLAAQGFDPAVWSYGHRNLLGIAFDSAGNLWEQEMGPKGGDEANLIVAGKNYGYPKVSNGSHYDGRDIPDHKPGDGFEAPKMWWNPSISPAGLMIYSGDLFPAWKGDAFLGGLSSRALLRVDLDGTNAKKGDQWDMGARIREVEQGPDGAIWVLEDGDDGSQGRLIKLTPKG; encoded by the coding sequence ATGCGCCTGCTGTACCTGAGCCTGCCGATAGCGCTGATCGCCTGCAGCGCGAATCAGGCCGCGCCCGCAACGACGAGCGGCAGCTTGCCCTTTATTAAGACGGTCATGGCCGATTTCGACTCGCCATGGGCGATGACTTTCTTGCCCGATGAGCGGGGGATTTTGGTGACGGAAAAATCCGGAGCGCTCAAGCTGCTCTCGGTCGTCAGCTGGCAATCCGAGACCGTCGAAGGCGTTCCGCCAGTCGATAGCGACGGGCAGGGCGGACTGATGGACGTGGTGCTTTCGCCCGGCTTCGCGAAAGACCGGCTGGTTTATTTCAGTTTTTCGGAGAAAGGGGCGGGTGGGAAAGGCGTGGCGTTGGCACGGGGTCGGCTGACTTACGTCGGTGCATATTATGGCATAACCGCAGACGGCGCCGATGATTCGAGTCACGGCACGCCGCTGTTGGAGGACGTCACGGTGATCTTCCGCGCACACCCCTATGTCGAGGGCGACGGCCATTATTCGGGCCGCATCGTCTTTTCGCCCGATGGCCAATATCTCTTCTTCACCAATGGCGAGCGACAGAAATTCGACCCTGCGCAGGACCCCAAGGCCACACTCGGCAAGGTGCTGCGCCTGACGCCGGACGGCAAGCCGGCGCCGGGCAATCCACTTGCCGCGCAGGGCTTCGACCCGGCCGTCTGGTCCTATGGCCACCGCAACCTGCTCGGCATCGCGTTCGATTCGGCGGGTAACTTGTGGGAACAGGAAATGGGCCCGAAGGGCGGCGACGAGGCCAATTTGATCGTCGCGGGCAAGAACTACGGATATCCCAAGGTTTCGAACGGCAGCCATTATGACGGTCGCGACATTCCCGACCACAAGCCCGGCGACGGTTTCGAAGCCCCCAAAATGTGGTGGAACCCGTCGATCTCCCCCGCTGGGCTGATGATCTATTCGGGCGATCTGTTCCCGGCCTGGAAAGGCGATGCGTTCCTCGGCGGCCTGTCGTCACGCGCTCTGCTGCGCGTCGATCTCGACGGCACCAACGCGAAGAAAGGCGACCAATGGGACATGGGCGCGCGCATCCGCGAGGTCGAACAGGGTCCCGACGGCGCGATCTGGGTGCTCGAGGATGGCGACGACGGGTCCCAAGGCCGGCTGATCAAACTGACGCCGAAGGGCTAA
- a CDS encoding FAD-dependent oxidoreductase, which produces MEDRDSIEVLICGAGAAGLILAVDLARRGVSFRLIDKLAGPFAGSRGKGIQPRTQEVFEDLGIIDRIAAAGSHYPPLRDHHDDGGSTDSQNIVIAPPSAGEPYRTPLMVPQYRTEAVLRERLAEFDAAPDYGRELQAFAQDADMVTAQVAGPDGIETIRCRYLVGGDGGRSFVRQALQLGFSGMTLGVRAMVADLVLDGLTRDAWHRFNEGDMARQISFCPLPHSDLFQLQAPIPIDGETDLSVAGLQAFIDARLPGDTVTVRNVLWASAYGMNARLADHYRVGRVLLMGDAAHVHPPTGGQGLNTSVQDAYNLGWKLAAVLAGAPDALLDTYEEERRPIAAAMLGMTTDLLEKAKQGDMRRGRDVHQLDLGYPGSSLSLDLPDRQEGVRSGDRAPDALLHGAGGQPLRLFDLFRGPHWTLIARSVDAASLPPASPSLHVYRTGADGEFHDHEDQLAAAYGLVDGALLLVRPDGYIGARATVADSDRIADYLKTVQVSGAELEPRGMQRE; this is translated from the coding sequence ATGGAAGACCGGGACTCGATCGAGGTGCTGATCTGCGGCGCCGGTGCCGCCGGACTCATACTAGCGGTCGATCTGGCGCGGCGCGGAGTATCGTTCCGGTTGATCGACAAGCTCGCCGGGCCGTTTGCCGGGTCGCGCGGCAAGGGCATCCAGCCGCGCACACAGGAGGTATTCGAGGATCTGGGTATCATCGACCGGATCGCCGCGGCCGGCAGCCATTATCCGCCGCTGCGCGACCATCATGACGATGGCGGCTCCACCGACTCGCAAAATATCGTTATCGCACCGCCGAGCGCCGGAGAACCATACCGCACGCCGCTGATGGTCCCGCAGTACCGGACCGAGGCGGTGCTGCGCGAGCGGCTGGCCGAATTCGATGCCGCGCCGGACTATGGACGCGAACTCCAGGCGTTCGCACAGGACGCCGACATGGTCACCGCGCAGGTGGCGGGGCCAGACGGCATCGAGACGATCCGCTGTCGTTACCTGGTCGGCGGCGATGGCGGGCGGTCCTTCGTTCGGCAAGCGCTGCAGCTCGGCTTTTCGGGCATGACGCTTGGCGTGCGGGCGATGGTCGCCGATCTCGTGCTCGATGGCCTGACGCGCGACGCGTGGCACCGGTTTAACGAAGGCGATATGGCGCGGCAAATCTCGTTCTGCCCGTTGCCGCATAGCGACCTATTCCAGCTCCAGGCGCCGATCCCGATCGATGGTGAGACCGATCTGTCGGTGGCCGGCCTTCAGGCGTTCATCGATGCGCGTTTGCCCGGTGACACCGTCACCGTGCGCAACGTCCTCTGGGCATCGGCCTATGGCATGAACGCGCGCCTCGCCGATCATTATCGGGTTGGCCGCGTGCTCCTGATGGGGGACGCCGCGCATGTCCATCCGCCGACCGGTGGTCAGGGCCTGAACACCAGCGTGCAGGACGCCTATAATCTCGGCTGGAAACTCGCGGCCGTGCTGGCGGGCGCGCCTGACGCATTGCTCGACACCTATGAAGAGGAACGCCGCCCGATCGCAGCCGCGATGCTCGGCATGACCACCGACCTGCTGGAAAAGGCCAAGCAAGGCGATATGCGGCGCGGCCGAGATGTCCATCAACTCGATCTCGGTTATCCCGGATCGTCGCTGTCGCTGGACTTGCCTGACCGGCAGGAGGGTGTGCGATCCGGCGACCGCGCGCCGGACGCATTGCTCCATGGCGCCGGGGGCCAGCCCCTTCGGCTGTTCGATCTGTTCCGGGGACCGCATTGGACGTTGATCGCCCGCAGTGTCGATGCCGCCTCTCTGCCGCCGGCGAGCCCCAGCCTGCACGTCTACCGAACCGGCGCGGACGGTGAATTTCACGACCACGAGGATCAGTTGGCCGCCGCTTATGGCTTGGTCGACGGCGCCCTGCTGCTTGTCCGCCCGGACGGCTATATCGGCGCGCGGGCCACCGTCGCGGACAGTGACCGGATCGCGGACTATCTGAAGACCGTGCAGGTCAGCGGCGCAGAACTCGAGCCGCGAGGCATGCAACGCGAGTGA
- a CDS encoding DUF4240 domain-containing protein, with amino-acid sequence MKVFATCFALILTVAILTLGFANGAKAKTRAPETPPAAIVIDAGPLSKAGFWALIDHSAAFEADPPAQLADLRASLAHLTPAQIVDFERHFDETMRQSYSWDLWGAAYLSNGGASDDGFEYFRCWLISKGRAAFEDVSARPDALADILAPGVGNGDIEFEALAYVAREIWAAKTGRDWNEMPVIANMAYDAEPAGARFSESPAELARRYPNLWKRFGR; translated from the coding sequence ATGAAAGTCTTTGCCACTTGTTTCGCTCTGATCCTCACAGTGGCGATCCTGACGCTTGGCTTTGCCAATGGTGCAAAGGCGAAGACCAGGGCACCCGAGACGCCGCCGGCTGCCATTGTGATCGATGCCGGTCCGCTCAGCAAAGCCGGCTTTTGGGCCTTGATCGATCATTCCGCAGCATTCGAAGCCGACCCTCCTGCTCAACTGGCGGATTTGCGCGCTTCGCTGGCGCATCTGACGCCTGCCCAGATCGTCGATTTCGAGCGGCATTTCGATGAAACGATGCGGCAGTCCTATTCGTGGGACCTGTGGGGCGCTGCCTATTTGTCGAACGGCGGCGCGTCCGATGACGGTTTCGAATATTTCAGATGCTGGCTGATTTCCAAAGGGCGTGCCGCCTTTGAGGACGTGTCAGCCCGTCCGGATGCACTGGCCGATATTCTGGCACCGGGGGTCGGCAATGGCGATATCGAATTCGAAGCGCTTGCTTATGTCGCGCGCGAAATATGGGCCGCAAAGACGGGCCGTGATTGGAACGAGATGCCGGTCATTGCCAATATGGCTTACGATGCCGAGCCGGCTGGCGCCCGGTTCAGCGAATCGCCCGCCGAGTTGGCCAGGCGTTATCCAAATCTCTGGAAGCGTTTTGGCCGTTAG
- the rimP gene encoding ribosome maturation protein RimP, which yields MADLAKLTALIEPEAQALGFDLVRVKLFGGAGDITLQVMAERPDTRQLTIDDCAELSRRISDLLDEADPIESEYRLEVSSPGIDRPLTRLSDFGDWEGHEARIVLTAPVEGRKQLTGNLAGVEGGRITIDVNKHVPMTIGFDQVADAKLLFTDRLLAATRPLSTEGADEEEFEDFTDNEGALEAADTNTSEGQD from the coding sequence ATGGCGGATCTCGCCAAATTGACGGCCCTGATCGAACCCGAGGCACAGGCTTTGGGTTTCGACCTGGTGCGCGTGAAATTGTTCGGCGGCGCCGGCGATATCACGCTGCAGGTGATGGCCGAGCGACCCGACACGCGCCAGCTGACGATCGACGATTGCGCCGAATTGTCGCGTCGCATTTCCGACCTGCTCGACGAGGCCGACCCGATCGAGAGCGAATATCGCCTGGAAGTGTCCTCACCGGGAATCGACCGGCCGCTGACGCGGCTGAGCGACTTCGGCGACTGGGAAGGGCATGAGGCGCGCATCGTGCTGACCGCACCGGTCGAGGGCCGCAAGCAGTTGACCGGCAATCTCGCCGGGGTCGAGGGCGGCCGCATCACGATCGACGTCAACAAGCATGTGCCGATGACGATCGGGTTCGACCAGGTCGCCGATGCGAAATTGCTGTTCACCGACCGGCTGCTCGCCGCGACCCGGCCGCTGTCGACCGAAGGCGCGGACGAGGAAGAATTCGAAGACTTTACCGACAACGAAGGCGCGCTTGAGGCCGCCGATACCAACACCAGTGAAGGGCAAGATTGA
- a CDS encoding PaaI family thioesterase encodes MLPPYADLLGLTVDPELSDAAPVLIMPFRDEVLGRPGFLHGGAISGLMEMAAIAALQHALAAEEGAKDSRGRIKPINVTVDFMRGGRDKPTRAQGVVTRLGTRVANVEATAWQDDPTRPIAAARMNYLIARE; translated from the coding sequence ATGCTGCCGCCCTATGCCGACCTGCTCGGGCTGACCGTCGATCCCGAGCTGAGTGATGCAGCACCGGTGCTGATCATGCCGTTCCGTGATGAGGTGCTGGGGCGGCCCGGCTTCCTGCATGGCGGCGCGATCAGCGGGCTGATGGAGATGGCGGCGATCGCCGCGCTCCAGCATGCGTTGGCGGCCGAGGAAGGCGCCAAAGATTCCCGGGGACGGATCAAGCCGATCAACGTCACGGTCGATTTCATGCGCGGCGGCCGCGACAAGCCGACTCGCGCGCAGGGTGTCGTCACCAGGCTCGGCACCCGCGTCGCCAATGTCGAGGCGACGGCCTGGCAGGACGACCCGACTAGGCCGATCGCCGCGGCGCGGATGAACTATCTGATCGCGCGGGAATAG
- a CDS encoding MarR family winged helix-turn-helix transcriptional regulator, translated as MHNTHISAALPELHRSLIDIVSVMNRPENDAAMLEAAGLSFERALFPLIVLVERLGPIGVVDLAGRVGRDYTTVSRQVARLEELGLVSRRAGTTDRRVREAVITPQGKIATDAVDKARERMALALFQDWSRSDFDELLRLMRMLADGFSAAPAAIAAST; from the coding sequence GTGCATAATACACATATATCGGCTGCCTTGCCCGAACTGCATCGCTCGCTGATCGATATCGTGAGCGTGATGAACCGGCCCGAAAATGACGCGGCGATGCTTGAAGCGGCGGGGCTGTCATTCGAACGCGCGCTGTTTCCGCTCATCGTGTTGGTCGAGCGTCTCGGCCCGATCGGCGTGGTCGATCTCGCGGGGCGGGTGGGGCGCGACTATACCACCGTCAGCCGGCAGGTAGCGCGACTCGAAGAGCTCGGGCTGGTAAGCCGCCGTGCCGGCACGACAGACCGCCGCGTGCGCGAAGCGGTGATCACGCCACAGGGCAAGATCGCCACCGATGCCGTCGATAAGGCACGCGAACGCATGGCCCTGGCGCTGTTCCAGGACTGGAGCCGCAGTGACTTCGACGAACTGCTACGGTTGATGCGGATGCTGGCCGACGGGTTCAGCGCGGCGCCGGCTGCGATTGCCGCTTCGACGTGA
- a CDS encoding PaaI family thioesterase — MTTGFVFDPERFLQSGAGGHGRHLGLHYHAHGPDWVELALPYSKEQIGDRASGVIASGPILSMMDMATSMSVWLKLNAFRPHATLDLRVDYLRPATPGKTVIGRGECYRLTRSIAFVRGTAHDGDPDDPLAHVAGTFMAPEGYR; from the coding sequence ATGACCACCGGCTTCGTCTTCGATCCCGAACGCTTCCTGCAGAGCGGTGCCGGCGGACATGGCCGCCATCTCGGCCTGCATTACCATGCGCATGGCCCGGACTGGGTCGAACTGGCTTTGCCCTATAGCAAGGAACAGATCGGTGACCGGGCAAGCGGCGTAATCGCGTCGGGCCCGATCCTGTCGATGATGGACATGGCGACGAGCATGTCGGTGTGGCTCAAGCTCAACGCGTTCCGCCCGCATGCCACGCTTGACCTGCGCGTCGATTATCTGCGCCCCGCGACACCCGGCAAGACGGTGATCGGACGCGGCGAATGCTATCGCCTGACCCGCTCGATCGCGTTCGTGCGCGGCACCGCGCATGACGGCGACCCGGACGATCCGCTGGCGCATGTCGCGGGCACCTTCATGGCGCCGGAGGGCTATCGCTGA
- a CDS encoding SDR family NAD(P)-dependent oxidoreductase: protein MKLDNTIAAVVTGGSSGLGEATARALAAKGVKVAIFDLQAEKGEKVAADIGGIFCEVNVTSDESVDAGFAKARAAHGQESVLVCCAGTGNAVKTASRSKEDGSIKHFPLAAFDWLIQINLVGTFRCVAKSAAGMLTLDPGDDGERGAIVMTASVAAEDGQIGQAAYSASKGGVVGMTLPIARDLMSEGIRVNTILPGIFNTPLMQGAPPPVKDALAASVPFPKRLGNAPEYAHLALTMIENSYFNGEDVRLDGAIRMAPR, encoded by the coding sequence ATGAAACTCGACAACACCATCGCAGCCGTCGTCACCGGCGGCTCTTCCGGCCTTGGCGAAGCGACCGCGCGCGCGCTCGCGGCCAAGGGCGTCAAGGTCGCGATCTTCGACCTGCAGGCGGAAAAAGGCGAGAAGGTCGCTGCCGATATCGGCGGCATCTTCTGTGAAGTGAACGTGACCTCGGACGAGAGCGTCGATGCCGGCTTCGCCAAGGCACGCGCCGCGCATGGGCAGGAAAGCGTTCTCGTTTGCTGTGCCGGCACCGGCAATGCGGTGAAGACCGCGAGCCGGTCGAAGGAAGATGGCAGCATCAAGCATTTCCCGCTCGCTGCGTTCGACTGGCTTATCCAGATCAATCTGGTCGGCACGTTCCGCTGCGTCGCCAAGTCGGCGGCGGGCATGCTGACGCTCGACCCGGGTGACGATGGCGAGCGCGGCGCGATCGTGATGACCGCGAGCGTCGCCGCCGAGGACGGCCAGATCGGCCAGGCCGCTTACTCCGCGTCGAAAGGCGGCGTGGTCGGCATGACCCTGCCAATCGCGCGCGACCTGATGAGCGAGGGAATTCGCGTCAACACGATCCTGCCCGGCATTTTCAACACGCCACTGATGCAGGGCGCGCCGCCACCGGTAAAGGACGCGCTCGCCGCCAGCGTGCCATTCCCCAAACGGCTCGGCAACGCGCCTGAATACGCCCACCTCGCGCTGACCATGATCGAGAACAGCTATTTCAACGGCGAGGATGTGCGTCTGGACGGCGCGATCCGCATGGCGCCGCGCTAA
- a CDS encoding VanZ family protein: MTAYEVAQIWMPGRTFDPSDLVASLIGGMVAYPLLSIPYRLTTPSDEDAAET; the protein is encoded by the coding sequence ATGACCGCTTACGAGGTTGCGCAGATCTGGATGCCCGGACGCACCTTCGATCCGTCCGATCTGGTCGCGTCGCTGATCGGCGGAATGGTCGCCTATCCGCTGCTTTCAATCCCCTATCGCCTGACCACGCCATCTGATGAGGATGCCGCCGAAACCTGA
- a CDS encoding VOC family protein — protein MFLTIGASAPATSAPAAPETRLDHVLLWGRSIDEVTSIMAVKLGFQVRAGRNPGGVANRYIRFADTSFMELLGVTRSDPQYDPGMKEDRVALKDGPGARTFGFRSSRLDTIQASLKALGYPVTQMFSGPDSAKPGWRLFAFDRPPLSSNTFFIDYNAGYAPDQADPTNADDYRVSRDHPNSAHELSAIWLVSPDADPDRQQLERMGYGKAVPVRLPVVGAKGFCVPVGPTALLLLQPDGAGVAADVVASGGARVLGVSFGATDLGRAQRWAERGYERKLSRYPGLSGDSFLAPTRDDLGMVIEFHALPAKAAGPCGGA, from the coding sequence ATGTTTCTGACGATCGGTGCCTCCGCGCCGGCGACCTCGGCGCCCGCTGCGCCCGAAACGCGGCTCGATCATGTCCTGCTCTGGGGCCGCAGCATCGACGAGGTCACGTCGATCATGGCGGTGAAACTCGGCTTCCAGGTTCGTGCGGGGCGCAACCCCGGCGGCGTGGCCAACCGCTATATCCGCTTCGCCGATACCAGCTTCATGGAGTTGCTCGGCGTCACCCGGTCCGACCCGCAATATGATCCGGGCATGAAGGAGGATCGGGTCGCGCTCAAGGATGGTCCGGGCGCGCGAACCTTCGGCTTCCGTTCGTCGCGGCTCGACACGATCCAGGCTTCGCTCAAGGCGCTCGGTTATCCGGTGACGCAAATGTTCTCCGGTCCGGATAGCGCGAAGCCGGGCTGGCGGCTGTTCGCGTTCGATCGTCCGCCGTTGTCCAGCAACACCTTTTTCATCGACTATAACGCCGGTTACGCGCCGGATCAGGCTGATCCGACCAACGCGGACGACTATCGCGTGAGTCGTGACCATCCCAACAGTGCGCACGAGCTCTCCGCGATCTGGCTGGTCTCGCCGGATGCCGATCCCGACCGTCAGCAGCTCGAACGGATGGGCTATGGCAAGGCGGTTCCTGTGCGCTTGCCCGTAGTCGGCGCAAAGGGGTTCTGCGTCCCTGTCGGCCCCACCGCATTGCTGCTTCTGCAGCCCGATGGCGCGGGTGTTGCAGCCGATGTCGTGGCAAGTGGCGGCGCGCGCGTGCTGGGGGTCAGTTTCGGCGCGACCGATCTCGGTCGGGCGCAGCGCTGGGCCGAACGCGGTTATGAGCGCAAGCTGTCGCGCTATCCCGGCCTGTCGGGCGACTCATTCCTCGCACCGACGCGGGATGATCTTGGCATGGTGATCGAATTCCACGCGCTGCCGGCAAAAGCCGCCGGACCGTGCGGCGGGGCCTGA